A genome region from Alistipes dispar includes the following:
- the secE gene encoding preprotein translocase subunit SecE — MFNYVKESYNELVNKVTWPTFPQLQSSTIVVMVASVIFAVIVLAMDLTFENMMAFIYKTLGNLGR, encoded by the coding sequence ATGTTCAATTACGTAAAAGAATCTTACAACGAGCTTGTAAACAAGGTGACGTGGCCCACGTTCCCGCAGCTCCAGAGTTCCACGATCGTCGTGATGGTGGCTTCGGTCATCTTCGCCGTGATCGTGCTTGCCATGGACCTGACGTTCGAGAACATGATGGCCTTCATCTATAAGACCCTGGGTAATCTTGGCCGTTAA
- the nhaA gene encoding Na+/H+ antiporter NhaA, whose translation MRLISKYGWIRTLHVATLRAKAFMRAPWAGGVVLLACVVAAMLLANLPATKIYYRHLLETELSVMVHSPTGVIDWIFPRGMNVEKLINDGLMVVFFFAVGLEIKREVVRGQLSSFRQAILPVVAAAGGMIAPAVVFTLFNHGTPAASGWGIPTATDIAFAVGILSMLERRIPVSLKIFLMALAVADDLGAILVIAFFYGGEVRLGCLVLALAIMLGVYAMKRLGEKRMAFYLVPAVAVWSLFYYSGVHSTISGVAMALLIPMEPRYGREYFVRKMRRLKGCFDGIETAGEDFPDEAQRACLRRVGGLSTEAVGMSDRLEHALAPYVTFLVMPIFALANAGVVIESAAYFDIFHRAPGTGAVGMGVFFGLLAGKPLGIFLASWCAVRTGLAAMPEGATWRMLLAVACLGGIGFTMSLFVDSLAFSDPGLVDRGKIAILMGSAAAALAGSLLIVLFGKKRIR comes from the coding sequence ATGCGGCTCATATCCAAATACGGGTGGATCAGGACGCTGCATGTGGCGACGCTCCGCGCGAAGGCGTTCATGCGCGCCCCGTGGGCCGGCGGCGTCGTGCTGCTGGCGTGCGTCGTGGCGGCCATGCTGCTGGCGAACCTGCCCGCCACGAAGATCTATTACCGCCATCTGCTCGAGACCGAGCTTTCGGTGATGGTGCATTCGCCGACGGGGGTGATCGACTGGATCTTTCCGCGGGGGATGAACGTCGAGAAGCTCATCAACGACGGCCTGATGGTGGTCTTCTTCTTCGCCGTGGGGCTGGAGATCAAGCGGGAGGTGGTGCGCGGACAGCTCTCCTCGTTCCGGCAGGCGATCCTTCCGGTGGTGGCCGCCGCGGGAGGCATGATCGCTCCGGCGGTCGTCTTCACGCTCTTCAACCACGGCACGCCCGCGGCTTCCGGGTGGGGAATTCCGACGGCCACGGACATCGCCTTCGCCGTCGGCATCCTCTCGATGCTGGAACGGCGCATTCCCGTATCGCTCAAGATATTCCTCATGGCGCTGGCCGTCGCCGACGACCTGGGGGCCATTCTGGTGATCGCGTTCTTTTACGGCGGCGAGGTCCGGCTGGGCTGCCTCGTGCTGGCGCTGGCGATCATGCTCGGCGTCTATGCGATGAAGCGGCTCGGGGAGAAACGCATGGCCTTCTATCTCGTTCCCGCCGTGGCCGTCTGGAGCCTGTTCTACTATTCGGGCGTCCACTCGACCATTTCGGGCGTGGCGATGGCGCTGCTGATCCCGATGGAACCGCGTTACGGCCGCGAGTATTTCGTGCGGAAGATGCGCCGGCTCAAAGGGTGTTTCGACGGGATAGAAACCGCAGGGGAGGATTTTCCCGACGAGGCCCAGCGGGCCTGCCTGCGCCGTGTCGGCGGCCTTTCGACCGAGGCGGTGGGTATGAGCGACCGGCTGGAGCACGCCCTTGCGCCCTATGTCACGTTCCTCGTCATGCCGATCTTCGCGCTGGCCAATGCCGGCGTCGTGATCGAGTCGGCGGCCTATTTCGACATCTTCCACCGTGCGCCCGGGACCGGGGCGGTGGGCATGGGCGTCTTTTTCGGACTGCTGGCGGGCAAGCCGCTGGGCATTTTTCTCGCCAGTTGGTGCGCCGTGCGCACGGGTCTTGCCGCGATGCCCGAAGGGGCGACGTGGCGCATGCTGCTGGCCGTGGCGTGTCTGGGCGGCATCGGGTTCACGATGTCGCTGTTCGTCGATTCGCTGGCCTTCTCCGATCCCGGGCTGGTCGATCGCGGCAAAATCGCCATTCTGATGGGTTCGGCGGCCGCGGCCCTCGCGGGGTCGCTGCTGATCGTGTTGTTCGGCAAAAAACGGATTCGATGA
- a CDS encoding DUF3127 domain-containing protein → MEFEGTVYKIMPVTKGTSARGEWQRQDVVFEMNEGSFTRKICVTFFNKPDDVARLREGAAYTVSVNIESREYNGRWYTDIRAWRIQPKQETPAGAPMPDMPPIAEEPAYASAPAEADDLPF, encoded by the coding sequence ATGGAATTCGAAGGAACCGTCTACAAAATAATGCCCGTGACGAAGGGAACCTCGGCACGCGGCGAATGGCAGCGTCAGGACGTGGTTTTCGAGATGAACGAAGGTTCGTTCACCCGCAAGATCTGCGTGACGTTCTTCAACAAGCCCGACGACGTGGCCCGGCTGCGGGAGGGCGCGGCCTACACCGTCTCCGTGAACATCGAGTCGCGCGAGTACAACGGCCGCTGGTACACCGACATCCGCGCATGGCGCATCCAGCCCAAACAGGAGACGCCCGCCGGGGCTCCGATGCCCGACATGCCGCCCATCGCCGAAGAGCCCGCCTACGCCTCCGCTCCGGCCGAGGCCGACGACCTGCCGTTCTGA
- a CDS encoding FKBP-type peptidyl-prolyl cis-trans isomerase N-terminal domain-containing protein, which yields MKKIFFAAALAGAAMLASCGGGNADGVQKGSLSKFDSLSYALGANIGYSLGYQMKDIPFDAQLIRKGVEETALGKSSLSHDDALETLRTYFMTKRGERAQAIAKQRAEADSVRRAGGDTTKVEYPAADPAMFATEEERDSLSYALGNDIGFTIANAGLPLQVVWIGQAIQDVFDNTAKMPEKEVGQYLQHYFMVTMPMQNAKASEEWLSKIEKQSGVKKTESGLLYKVVEEGDASVMAKDPRDVVKVHYTGRTRKGKVFDTTHFSERSKEQQEMLKKQRPDSYDKDEPIEFPLNRVIRGWTEGMQLVGKGGTIKLWIPAELAYGPTGQGRDIGPNEALEFEVELVDVTPYVEPAPADSTARAEAPAAGK from the coding sequence ATGAAAAAAATCTTTTTTGCAGCGGCGCTCGCGGGCGCTGCGATGCTGGCCTCCTGCGGAGGCGGCAATGCGGACGGGGTGCAGAAGGGCAGCCTGTCGAAATTCGACTCGCTGTCGTATGCGCTGGGCGCCAATATCGGGTACAGCCTCGGTTATCAGATGAAGGACATTCCGTTCGACGCCCAACTGATTCGCAAGGGGGTCGAGGAGACCGCGCTGGGCAAGTCCTCGCTCTCGCACGACGACGCGCTGGAGACGCTGCGCACCTACTTCATGACCAAGCGCGGCGAGCGTGCGCAGGCCATCGCCAAGCAGCGCGCCGAGGCCGACAGCGTACGCCGTGCGGGCGGCGATACGACCAAGGTGGAGTATCCTGCGGCCGATCCGGCCATGTTCGCCACCGAGGAGGAGCGCGACAGCCTCTCCTATGCGCTGGGCAACGACATCGGCTTCACGATCGCCAACGCCGGACTGCCGCTCCAGGTGGTTTGGATCGGCCAGGCGATTCAGGACGTGTTCGACAATACGGCCAAGATGCCCGAGAAGGAGGTGGGCCAGTATTTGCAGCACTACTTCATGGTGACGATGCCGATGCAGAACGCCAAGGCTTCGGAGGAGTGGCTCTCGAAGATCGAGAAGCAGTCGGGCGTGAAGAAGACCGAGTCGGGTCTGCTCTACAAGGTGGTCGAGGAGGGCGACGCTTCGGTGATGGCCAAGGATCCGCGCGACGTGGTGAAGGTGCACTACACGGGCCGCACGCGCAAGGGCAAGGTGTTCGACACGACGCACTTCTCGGAGCGTTCCAAGGAGCAGCAGGAGATGCTCAAGAAGCAGCGCCCCGACAGCTATGACAAGGACGAGCCGATCGAGTTCCCGCTCAACCGGGTGATCCGCGGCTGGACCGAAGGCATGCAGCTGGTGGGCAAAGGCGGTACGATCAAGCTCTGGATTCCCGCCGAGCTGGCTTACGGTCCCACGGGACAGGGCCGCGACATCGGTCCCAACGAGGCACTGGAGTTCGAGGTCGAGCTGGTGGATGTGACGCCCTATGTAGAGCCGGCTCCCGCCGATTCGACCGCCAGGGCCGAGGCTCCCGCAGCCGGAAAATAA
- the rplL gene encoding 50S ribosomal protein L7/L12 — protein MADVKKLAEELVNLKVTEVNELAQILKEEYGIEPAAAAVAVAAPAAGAGEAAAAEKTSFDVILKSAGQAKLQVIKVVKDVAGLSLGDAKALVDGAPKAVKEGVSKEEAEQIKGQLEEAGAEVELK, from the coding sequence ATGGCAGACGTAAAGAAACTTGCTGAAGAACTGGTTAACCTGAAGGTGACCGAGGTAAACGAACTCGCACAGATCCTCAAGGAGGAGTATGGCATTGAGCCGGCCGCTGCCGCTGTTGCCGTTGCAGCCCCCGCTGCAGGCGCAGGCGAGGCTGCCGCTGCCGAGAAGACGTCGTTCGACGTGATCCTGAAGAGCGCAGGCCAGGCCAAGCTCCAGGTCATCAAGGTTGTGAAGGATGTTGCCGGCCTGTCGCTGGGTGACGCCAAGGCTCTCGTGGACGGCGCTCCCAAGGCTGTCAAGGAGGGTGTTTCCAAGGAGGAGGCCGAGCAGATCAAAGGCCAGCTCGAGGAGGCAGGTGCTGAAGTTGAGCTTAAGTAG
- a CDS encoding FKBP-type peptidyl-prolyl cis-trans isomerase, which translates to MDRRLWIFPALALLLAGACSKKTGGSLKLAKDTDSVAYVIGMNVGLNLQRMDSTINVEAVCEGIRDVFREKTRLSGEEARTFYLGYVNYMLPEKAREYEERFLEDIAKSNRSYARTGSGVTYTVTAVGDQERIPATDRDSVALRCVIRTADGRQLYSSYERGDTLRDALGSLRRGVRESVKLIGRGGRIEAWIPAAAAYGAEGDKTLGIGPNATLFYEIELVGVDKYAEWSRRNKLRR; encoded by the coding sequence ATGGACAGGAGATTGTGGATTTTTCCGGCCCTCGCGCTGCTGCTGGCCGGGGCCTGCTCGAAAAAGACGGGCGGAAGCTTGAAGCTGGCGAAGGACACCGATTCGGTGGCTTACGTGATCGGAATGAACGTGGGGCTGAACCTGCAACGGATGGACTCGACGATCAACGTGGAGGCCGTCTGCGAGGGCATCCGCGACGTCTTCCGGGAGAAGACGCGCCTGAGCGGGGAGGAGGCCCGCACCTTCTACCTCGGATATGTCAATTACATGCTTCCCGAGAAGGCGCGCGAATACGAGGAGCGGTTTCTGGAGGATATCGCCAAGTCGAACCGCTCGTATGCCCGCACCGGTTCGGGCGTGACCTATACGGTCACGGCGGTCGGCGACCAGGAGCGGATCCCGGCCACCGACCGGGACAGCGTGGCGCTGCGCTGCGTGATTCGCACGGCCGACGGCCGACAGCTCTACTCCTCCTACGAGCGGGGCGACACGCTGCGCGACGCGCTGGGCTCCCTGCGCCGGGGCGTGCGCGAGAGCGTGAAACTCATCGGACGGGGCGGCCGGATCGAAGCGTGGATTCCCGCGGCGGCGGCCTACGGCGCCGAGGGCGACAAGACGCTGGGAATCGGGCCGAACGCCACGCTGTTCTACGAAATCGAGCTGGTCGGTGTCGATAAGTACGCCGAATGGTCGCGGCGCAACAAATTACGCCGCTGA
- the rplA gene encoding 50S ribosomal protein L1 — MSKLTKNQKIAYAKVEAGKAYKLPEAAALLKEITFTKFDASVDIDVRLGVDPRKANQMVRGVVTLPHGTGKTVRVLVLCTPEKEAEAKAAGADYVGLDEFVDKIKGGWTDVDVIICTPNVMGKVGALGRILGPRGLMPNPKTGTVTMEVGKAVGEVKAGKIDFKVDKFGIIHTTVGKISFSADQIVENAKEVLNMILKLKPAAAKGSYVKSVYLSTTMSPGVQIDSKSVETK; from the coding sequence ATGAGTAAATTGACAAAAAATCAAAAGATCGCCTACGCAAAGGTGGAAGCCGGTAAGGCTTACAAACTTCCCGAGGCAGCCGCTCTTCTGAAGGAAATTACGTTCACGAAATTCGACGCTTCGGTTGATATCGACGTCCGTCTGGGCGTCGATCCGCGCAAGGCGAACCAGATGGTCCGCGGCGTGGTGACGCTTCCGCACGGAACCGGCAAGACGGTGCGCGTGCTGGTGCTCTGCACGCCCGAGAAGGAGGCCGAGGCCAAAGCCGCCGGCGCCGATTACGTGGGTCTGGACGAGTTCGTGGACAAGATCAAGGGCGGATGGACCGACGTGGACGTCATCATCTGTACGCCGAACGTGATGGGCAAGGTCGGCGCGCTGGGCCGTATTCTGGGTCCGCGCGGCCTGATGCCGAACCCCAAGACCGGTACGGTGACGATGGAGGTCGGCAAGGCCGTCGGCGAGGTGAAGGCCGGTAAGATCGACTTCAAGGTCGATAAGTTCGGCATCATCCACACCACCGTCGGCAAGATCTCGTTCTCTGCGGACCAGATCGTGGAAAACGCGAAGGAGGTCCTGAACATGATTCTCAAGTTGAAACCGGCTGCTGCCAAAGGTTCGTATGTGAAGAGCGTATATCTCTCGACCACCATGAGCCCCGGCGTGCAGATTGATTCCAAATCAGTAGAAACCAAATAA
- a CDS encoding Cbp1 family collagen-binding glycoprotein adhesin produces the protein MKKTFAVRTATVLAAAVLAVSCGNAQRQQVVAESRRQRDSLTTVIGAKDSLINAVFADINAISENLALIKSRENLITVASGAENGRRPVEEINNDIAAIDRLLRENREKIASLQRSAALLRKADLRIEGLEKMIAELNRQLAEKKTEVEQLRDELTRMGSEVETLAETVAERTAEVEDLSGEKLELENRLHTVYYIVGAEKELRDAQIVNKQGFIGRTLTVGQHGSMESFTQADSRLLSEIPVGHRKVTVVSTHPEGSYELVTDGSKSVEKLLITDPVRFWESSKVLVVSYK, from the coding sequence ATGAAAAAGACATTCGCAGTCCGTACGGCGACGGTTCTCGCCGCAGCGGTCCTCGCGGTCTCCTGCGGCAACGCGCAGCGGCAGCAGGTCGTCGCGGAATCCCGGCGGCAGCGCGATTCGCTGACGACGGTCATCGGCGCCAAGGATTCGCTCATCAACGCCGTCTTCGCGGACATCAACGCCATCTCGGAGAACCTCGCGCTCATCAAATCGCGCGAGAACCTGATCACCGTGGCCAGCGGAGCCGAAAACGGCCGCCGCCCCGTCGAGGAGATCAACAACGACATCGCGGCCATCGACCGCCTGCTGCGGGAGAACCGCGAAAAGATCGCCTCGCTGCAACGCTCGGCGGCGCTGCTGCGCAAGGCCGACCTGCGCATCGAAGGACTGGAGAAGATGATCGCGGAGCTGAACCGCCAGCTCGCGGAGAAGAAGACGGAGGTGGAGCAGTTGCGGGACGAACTGACCCGGATGGGCTCCGAAGTGGAGACCCTGGCGGAGACGGTCGCCGAGCGGACCGCCGAGGTGGAGGACCTGAGCGGCGAGAAGTTGGAACTGGAGAACCGCCTGCACACGGTTTACTACATCGTCGGGGCCGAAAAGGAGCTGCGCGACGCACAGATCGTCAATAAACAGGGATTCATCGGCCGGACACTCACCGTGGGCCAGCACGGCAGCATGGAGAGCTTCACGCAGGCCGATTCGCGGCTGCTGTCGGAAATTCCCGTCGGACACCGGAAGGTGACCGTCGTCTCGACCCATCCGGAAGGCTCCTACGAACTGGTGACCGACGGCAGCAAGTCGGTCGAAAAGCTCCTCATCACCGATCCGGTCCGGTTCTGGGAATCCTCGAAGGTGCTGGTCGTAAGCTACAAATAG
- the tuf gene encoding elongation factor Tu: protein MAKEKFDRSKPHVNIGTIGHVDHGKTTLTAAITTVLAKKGLSELRSFDSIDNAPEEKERGITINTSHVEYQTANRHYAHVDCPGHADYVKNMVTGAAQMDGAILVVAATDGPMPQTNEHVLLARQVNVPKIVVFLNKCDMVDDPEMLDLVEMEVRDLLSKYDYDGDNAPIIRGSALGALNGEAKWEEKVMELMDAVDSYIPLPQRDNEKPFLMPIEDVFSITGRGTVVTGRIETGIIHVGDPVEIIGLEEKTLTSTCTGVEMFRKLLDEGEAGDNVGLLLRGIDKKEVKRGMVVAKPGSITPHTEFEAEVYILKKEEGGRHTPFHNNYRPQFYLRTMDVTGEVHLPAGVDMVMPGDHVTITVKLIYPVALNEGLRFAIREGGRTVGAGQILKVLK from the coding sequence ATGGCAAAAGAAAAATTCGACCGTTCCAAACCGCATGTGAACATCGGTACCATCGGTCACGTTGACCACGGTAAGACCACCCTTACCGCAGCTATCACGACCGTTCTGGCCAAGAAGGGTCTGTCGGAACTCCGTTCGTTCGACTCGATCGACAACGCTCCCGAGGAGAAGGAGCGCGGTATCACGATCAACACCTCGCACGTGGAGTACCAGACCGCCAACCGCCACTATGCGCACGTAGACTGCCCGGGACACGCCGACTATGTGAAGAACATGGTAACGGGTGCCGCTCAGATGGACGGTGCGATTCTGGTGGTTGCCGCAACGGACGGTCCGATGCCCCAGACCAACGAGCACGTGCTGCTCGCCCGTCAGGTGAACGTGCCGAAGATCGTCGTTTTCCTGAACAAGTGCGACATGGTGGACGATCCCGAGATGCTCGACCTGGTCGAGATGGAGGTTCGCGACCTGCTTTCGAAATACGACTATGACGGCGACAACGCCCCCATCATCCGCGGTTCCGCTCTGGGCGCCCTGAACGGCGAGGCTAAATGGGAAGAGAAGGTGATGGAGCTGATGGATGCCGTAGATAGCTACATTCCGCTGCCCCAGCGCGACAACGAGAAGCCGTTCCTGATGCCTATCGAGGACGTGTTCTCGATCACCGGCCGCGGTACCGTCGTAACGGGCCGTATCGAGACCGGTATCATCCATGTCGGCGATCCCGTCGAGATCATCGGTCTGGAGGAGAAGACGCTGACTTCGACCTGCACGGGCGTCGAGATGTTCCGCAAGCTGCTCGACGAGGGCGAGGCCGGCGACAACGTGGGTCTGCTGCTCCGCGGTATCGACAAGAAGGAGGTTAAGCGCGGTATGGTAGTCGCCAAGCCGGGTTCGATCACCCCGCACACCGAGTTCGAGGCCGAGGTCTATATCCTGAAGAAGGAGGAGGGCGGCCGTCACACGCCGTTCCACAACAACTACCGTCCCCAGTTCTATCTGCGTACGATGGACGTGACGGGTGAGGTTCACCTGCCCGCAGGCGTGGATATGGTGATGCCGGGCGACCACGTGACGATCACCGTGAAGCTGATCTACCCGGTAGCCCTGAACGAGGGTCTGCGTTTCGCGATCCGCGAGGGCGGCCGTACGGTAGGTGCCGGCCAGATCCTGAAGGTTCTGAAGTAA
- a CDS encoding helix-turn-helix domain-containing protein — protein MDYQPKPQFEESALRERCTADCSRCPTFPAPFRRIGDASYCRFTRIEFDAGEGVRFPSDGKVYVLFVLSGSLMLEQPEQPARLVTSKQCVCLERDAVCQVTAQDGGTCVVVLSLLHHMEFCEQDIFGEGPLPGTAIPAVQMPVLTLHPVVEQLLSSFFLVHGMADCERYHKMKTAELFMLIKVLYTPTEQACFFQSMILPQDNFRVFVSNNHERARSVAELAAMAGMSLSAFKRRFAACFNDSVYHWMMEQKAHRILADIRDGEGSTKALMQKYGFRYYTQFSRFCKNYLRATPAQLIARVRERQGGTAGEL, from the coding sequence ATGGATTATCAACCCAAACCGCAGTTTGAGGAGTCGGCATTGAGAGAGCGTTGCACTGCGGATTGTAGTAGGTGTCCTACCTTTCCCGCTCCGTTCCGTCGCATCGGCGACGCCTCCTATTGCCGCTTTACCCGCATCGAGTTCGATGCCGGAGAGGGCGTCCGTTTTCCGTCCGACGGCAAGGTGTACGTGCTGTTCGTCCTGTCGGGATCGCTGATGCTGGAACAGCCGGAACAGCCGGCGCGCCTCGTGACCTCGAAGCAGTGTGTCTGCCTGGAGCGCGATGCGGTCTGTCAGGTGACGGCGCAGGACGGCGGAACGTGCGTCGTCGTGCTGTCGTTGCTGCACCACATGGAGTTCTGCGAGCAGGATATTTTCGGGGAAGGACCTCTTCCCGGGACGGCGATCCCCGCGGTGCAGATGCCGGTGCTCACGTTGCATCCGGTGGTCGAACAGTTGCTCTCCTCGTTCTTCCTGGTGCACGGGATGGCCGATTGCGAGCGATACCACAAAATGAAGACCGCCGAGCTGTTCATGCTCATCAAGGTGCTTTACACGCCTACCGAGCAGGCCTGTTTCTTTCAGTCGATGATTCTGCCGCAGGACAACTTCCGCGTCTTCGTCAGCAACAATCACGAACGGGCGCGGAGCGTCGCCGAGCTGGCCGCGATGGCGGGAATGAGCCTTTCGGCCTTCAAGCGCCGGTTCGCCGCCTGCTTCAATGACAGCGTTTACCATTGGATGATGGAGCAGAAGGCGCACCGGATTCTGGCGGATATCCGCGACGGGGAGGGCAGCACGAAGGCGCTGATGCAGAAATACGGATTCCGCTATTACACGCAGTTCAGCCGGTTCTGCAAGAATTACCTGCGGGCCACGCCCGCGCAACTGATCGCCCGGGTCCGGGAGCGGCAGGGCGGGACCGCCGGGGAGCTGTGA
- the nusG gene encoding transcription termination/antitermination protein NusG has protein sequence MSEIKKQWYVVRAVGGKEGKVKEYIEAEIRHNHLEDYISQVLIPTEKVYTIRNGKKVSKEKVSYPGYVLVEAAFVGQIPMIIRNTPNVLGFLGDTKEDSRKMIATPLRPQEVARILGRVDEMNAMEEENEVPFFVGETVKVTDGPFSSFQGTIEAVDNERKKLTVSVKIFGRKTPMELSFTQVEKE, from the coding sequence ATGAGCGAGATTAAGAAACAGTGGTATGTGGTCCGCGCCGTCGGCGGCAAGGAGGGTAAGGTCAAGGAGTATATCGAGGCCGAAATCCGTCACAACCACCTCGAGGACTACATTTCCCAGGTCCTGATTCCCACCGAGAAGGTGTACACCATCCGCAACGGAAAGAAAGTCTCGAAAGAGAAGGTTTCCTATCCGGGGTACGTGCTGGTGGAGGCTGCTTTCGTAGGTCAGATTCCGATGATCATTCGCAATACTCCCAATGTGCTGGGTTTCCTCGGCGACACCAAAGAGGACAGCCGCAAGATGATCGCCACGCCCCTGCGTCCGCAGGAGGTGGCCCGCATTCTCGGCCGCGTCGATGAAATGAACGCCATGGAGGAGGAAAACGAAGTCCCATTCTTCGTCGGCGAGACCGTCAAGGTCACCGATGGTCCTTTCTCAAGCTTCCAGGGTACCATCGAAGCCGTCGATAACGAGCGCAAGAAACTCACGGTATCGGTGAAGATATTCGGGCGCAAGACTCCCATGGAGTTGAGTTTCACACAAGTTGAAAAAGAATAA
- a CDS encoding type B 50S ribosomal protein L31 — protein sequence MKKGIHPENYRLVAFKDMSNDHVFLCRSAVSTKETIEVNGETYPVYKMEISNTSHPFYTGKMKLVDTAGRVDKFMSRYAKRYDKKNAAK from the coding sequence ATGAAAAAGGGTATCCATCCGGAAAATTATCGTTTGGTGGCGTTCAAGGACATGTCCAACGACCACGTGTTTTTGTGTCGGTCCGCCGTTTCGACAAAAGAGACCATCGAAGTGAACGGCGAAACCTATCCCGTGTATAAGATGGAAATTTCCAACACGTCGCACCCGTTCTACACGGGCAAGATGAAGTTGGTGGACACCGCCGGTCGCGTCGATAAGTTTATGAGCCGCTACGCAAAACGCTACGATAAGAAAAACGCTGCGAAGTAA
- the rplJ gene encoding 50S ribosomal protein L10 yields the protein MTKEEKLVVINSLAEQLQAYPHFYVADIEALNAEQTAALRRKCFESDVKLVVVKNTLLAKALEKAEKADAELVKVLEGPTSVMFAHVAKAPAVLIKEFRKTSDKPVLKAAFAEGGVYIGDNQLDTLCNIKSKEELIGDIIALLQSPAKNVISALQANAGQKIAGLVKTLESRNN from the coding sequence ATGACAAAGGAAGAAAAACTGGTTGTTATTAACAGCCTCGCCGAGCAGCTCCAGGCTTATCCTCACTTCTATGTCGCCGACATCGAGGCGCTGAACGCCGAGCAGACCGCTGCCCTGCGCCGCAAGTGCTTCGAGAGCGACGTGAAGCTGGTGGTCGTGAAGAACACCCTGCTTGCGAAGGCGCTCGAGAAGGCGGAGAAGGCGGACGCTGAACTGGTGAAAGTATTGGAGGGTCCCACCTCGGTCATGTTCGCCCACGTTGCGAAAGCTCCGGCCGTTCTGATCAAGGAGTTCCGCAAGACGTCGGACAAACCCGTTCTGAAGGCGGCTTTTGCCGAAGGGGGCGTCTATATCGGCGACAATCAGCTGGACACTCTGTGTAACATCAAGTCGAAGGAAGAGCTCATCGGCGACATCATCGCCCTGTTGCAGTCCCCGGCGAAGAATGTTATCTCTGCATTGCAGGCTAATGCAGGCCAAAAGATTGCGGGCCTCGTGAAGACGCTCGAATCGAGAAACAACTAA
- the rplK gene encoding 50S ribosomal protein L11, with translation MAKEIAAFIKLQIKGGAANPSPPVGPALGSKGVNIMDFCKQFNARTQDKAGKVLPVIITVYSDKSFDFVVKQPPVAVQLKEAAKVQKGSAQPNRDKVGQVTWEQIQEIAKDKMADMNCFTLEAAMRMVAGTARSMGINVVGEFPNL, from the coding sequence ATGGCAAAAGAGATTGCTGCATTTATTAAATTGCAGATCAAAGGTGGTGCCGCCAATCCTTCGCCCCCGGTTGGTCCCGCATTGGGTTCTAAGGGAGTCAATATCATGGACTTCTGCAAGCAGTTCAATGCACGTACGCAGGACAAGGCGGGAAAAGTTCTTCCGGTCATCATCACGGTTTACAGCGACAAGTCGTTCGACTTCGTCGTAAAGCAGCCGCCTGTAGCCGTTCAGCTCAAGGAAGCAGCCAAGGTACAGAAAGGCTCCGCGCAGCCCAACCGCGACAAGGTCGGTCAGGTGACGTGGGAGCAGATTCAGGAGATCGCCAAGGACAAGATGGCCGACATGAACTGCTTTACGCTGGAGGCCGCTATGCGCATGGTTGCCGGTACGGCTCGCAGCATGGGTATCAACGTTGTCGGTGAATTTCCTAACTTGTAA